In Mycobacterium sp. Aquia_213, the sequence TCCTGGGCCGCTTTCGCGGTGTTGTAGCCGCTATCCGGCATGATCTGCGCGCCCACTACCGACAACGCGACATGGTGTTTGACTCCCGCTTCCTGTTCAGCAGAAAGAAGATTCCTGGTCGTGGTTGTGAAGAAATGCATCACAGGTTCATCGTCGAACACTGGTGAATCGGCGACGTCGACCAGGACATCCGCCCCGGCGACGGCGTCGGCGAGGCCTTCGCCGGTGAGTGAATCGACACCTGATCGGCGTGAGGTGGCGACCACGTCATGTCCCTGCGCGCAGAGCTTGGTCGCTACTTTCGAGCCGATAAGCCCACGACCGCCAATGACTACGACCTTCATGATGACCCTTCAAAGTTTGTGTTGGACTGGCTAATTCACAGCAGGGCAAGTTCTCGCGCCCGGCTCACTGCCGCGCTGCGGTGCTCAACGCGGAGCTTGCGATACACGGCGCGCTGGTGGGTCTTCACTGTATTGAGCGAGATGTATAGCCGCGCACCGATCTCGCGTCGCGATAACCGGGTGGATAGCAAGCGAAGAACCTCGAGCTCCTTGGGGGTTAGCTCCTCACCGACCGCGCAGCCGCGCACGCCGCTGTTGAATTCGTTGACGGATTCCGCGGCGATCAGGTCAGCATTGCGCGCGATGTCACCGGCAGCGACCAGGTGGCGCTCTGCCTCCTCGATGAGGCCCTCGGCCTCGAACCAGGCCGCGGCTCGTCGGTGCAGATCGGCGACGAGATCGGGCTCGCTGCGACGCAGCTCGGTGCGCAGCAACTCGGCGAACAGCTGGTGGTAGCGATACCAGTGACGGGACATGTCCAACGGCAGGACGAACAGATTTTCGCGCTCGATCTGCTCCAAGACCGAGGCCGAGTCAGACGTTTGCAGCATCGCGTCGCACAGCGCACCGCTGAGTCGTCCCAAGAGCGAGGTCCGCAGCAGAAAGTGCCGGATGTGCGGCGGCTGACCGTCTAGCACCTCGGCGATCAAGTAATCGACGATATGACGGTTGTCGCCGGCGAAGGTCTGGATAAATGCTTCCGCGTCGGTGCGACCGGCCAACGACAGCCCAGCGAGATACAGTCCCGCGGCCCATCCCTCCGTGCGGCGAAATAGCAGTTGAACTTGTGCGTCTGTCAACTTCAAGCCGAGCACGCCGTCAAGCAGGTCCGCGGCTTCGCCGGCCTGGAAGCGCAACTCCTCGGCCCGCAGCTCCAGCAGCTCGCCGCGGGCCCGCAACCGCGCCAACGGCAGCATGGGATCCGAGCGGGTGGCGATGACCAGCTGAAGAGTCTGCGGCATCCGTTCGACGACAAAACCCACCTGCTCGTGCACGGTCCGATTTTCAACAAGGTGATAGTCGTCGAGGATCAACGCGATCTGGTAATCGATGGCGGCCAACGCGTCGAGCAGGGTGGGCAAGACCACCTGCCGAGGGTCGGCACCCATCTTGATGAGCTCCAACGCACGCGGCGCCACACCCCGGCTGGCCTCGCCCAGCGCCGCGATCGCGCAGGCCCAAAATCGCGCCGGATCATTGTCGGACGCATCGAGGGACAGCCAGCCCCGCCGACGGCGGTCATCGGCTCCGCTCGCCCATTGCGCCAGGAGCGTCGTCTTGCCCCAGCCCGCCGGCGCGCTGAGCAACGTGAGCTTGCGAGAGGGTTCCGCCGAAAGCTTTTCGATCAGGGCCGCCCGTTCGATGAGCCGAGCGCGGATGGCGGGTGGCGCCGACTTGGCGGCAAGCAGCGCCTCCGGCCCGCCGGCTTCCCTCGGTGCCTCGCCTTCGTACCCGAAGAGGGTCGGCGTGACGCACAGCAGATCGGCGAAATTAGAGCTGCCCGCGACAATCACGCTTCGAACGCTAATCGCGGTGTCGCGCCGATCGTGGGCCACTTAGGCACGACGAGATGGGGCCAGTTGAGCCGCATGATTTAGGGCAGCAGGCGGATCAGAGCGTCCAGCGCCGCTGACCATGCGCTGGGCGCGGGCGCTGCGAACCCGATCACTAAGCCGTTCCGCTTGCTGCCGTCTTCGGGATGGCGAAACAGATCAAGACCCTCCACGCCGAGCCGGCGCCAAGCGCGTTGACGCGACAGCGCGCTCTCGTCGGCCCCGGCAAGCTCAAGCATCACGTGCAGACCCGCGGACATTCCTGCGACGGTGGTCGTCGGTGATGACCGGGCAACCGCGGCGACGAGTTGCTCACGGCGGCGCCGGTACTGGGCGCGCATTGTGCGAATGTGTCTGTCATAGGAACCGGATGCGATGAATTCAGCCATCGCCAACTGGTCAACAAAGCTGGAGGTCTCCTCGCGTTCACCCCTTTGCCGGCCCACCGCATGGATAAGTCGGTCTGGCAGCACCAGCCACCCGAGCCGAAGCCCCGGCGCCAGCGACTTGCTCGCCGTCCCCATATAGATGACACGTTCGGGATCGATGCCGTGCAGCGCACCGACAGGGCTGCGGTCGTAGCGGAATTCGCCGTCGTAATCATCTTCGATGATCAGTCCGCCGGTACGTCGCGCCCAATCAACGACCGCGGCGCGGCGGTCGGGATGCAAAGGCACGCCAAGCGGGAACTGGTGCGACGGCGTGAGCAGCACAGCGCCGGCGTCCGCGATGCCGTCGAGAGCCGTGACGTCAGCGCCATGAGAGTCCACTGTCAGCGGGGGGCAGCGCAACCGCGCTCGAGCGAGCGACGCCCGCTGTGCGCGCAGGCCAAATGCCTCGTTGGCAACGGCGGCGACGCCGGCTTCTGCCAGCGCGCGGGCCACGAGGTTCAATCCTTCAGCGGCGCCGCTGCAGATGACGATGTTGCCCGGTCGGGCCCGAACTCCCCGAGCACGAGCAAGGTACTGGGCAAGGGCGCTGCGGAGCTCCGGCCGCCCATTTGAGTCGGTGTAGCCGAACGCCTCGAAGGGTGCAGTATTCAACGCGCGCTTGACCGCACGACTCCACTCCGTCCGTGGAAACGAAGACAGGTCTGGATGTCCCGGTCGGAAATCGTGGTCCAACTGGGGCTGTGTCTGTCGCATCGGGGGTGACGCGACGGACCGGACGACTTCGGCCGCGCGTTGGGCAACCAATGTGCCCGAGCCATGTTGCGATGTCAGCCACCCCTCCGCGATCAGTTCGGCGTACGCACGAGCAACGGTGTTCCTCGCGACACCGAGGTCGGCGGCCAGCGCGCGACTCGAGGGCAACTGGATGCCCGGCACCAATCGGCCCGAACGGATCGCGTCGCGAATGGCTTCCATCACACCGTCACGTACCCTGCCGCCGGGGCGATCCAGGTAGAGATCCAACCCGGCGACCAAGCCTTGTGATCCGGTCGTTGCGTGCATGTCAGTGCTCGTGTTCGTTACCCACGACGCTCCCCACGTCGGTGATCCCGTCCAGGGCGTCATCCCTCCTAAAGCGACACTAAGACTACGCCGGACAGTGTCCGCTGTATTGCATCGCTCGCCCAGTGATGCCTTTGGAGTCACCCGGGTGAACTAACTCGCCGGGTGATGACGACTCACCCGTCGTCGGTGAATGCTGGCTCAGCAGATGACGAGCGGAGGGCCAAGTGCAGCCGACGATCTACCAAATCCGCATTCGAGGGCGCGTGACAGAGCGGCTGGGGTCCGCATTAGAAGGGATGCGGTTCGAGGCGGGTACGACCGAAACCACTTTCACCGGTGAAATCCGCGACCAGTCACAGCTTTACGGGCTCCTCGACCGGGTCCGTGACCTAGGCCTTGAGCTCGTCAGCGTACAGCCGCTGCCCGCGGCTGACCCGACAACAACCCACAACAGGAAGGACCTGTAATGCAAGCCATCACTGTTTCAGATCATGACGCCGGTGTCGCCGGCCTGTCGCTGACAGAACTGCCCTACCCGCAGGCGGCCGACAACGAAGTCGTCGTCCGGGTACACGCAGCGGGTTTCACACCCGGGGAACTTG encodes:
- a CDS encoding LuxR C-terminal-related transcriptional regulator; translation: MIVAGSSNFADLLCVTPTLFGYEGEAPREAGGPEALLAAKSAPPAIRARLIERAALIEKLSAEPSRKLTLLSAPAGWGKTTLLAQWASGADDRRRRGWLSLDASDNDPARFWACAIAALGEASRGVAPRALELIKMGADPRQVVLPTLLDALAAIDYQIALILDDYHLVENRTVHEQVGFVVERMPQTLQLVIATRSDPMLPLARLRARGELLELRAEELRFQAGEAADLLDGVLGLKLTDAQVQLLFRRTEGWAAGLYLAGLSLAGRTDAEAFIQTFAGDNRHIVDYLIAEVLDGQPPHIRHFLLRTSLLGRLSGALCDAMLQTSDSASVLEQIERENLFVLPLDMSRHWYRYHQLFAELLRTELRRSEPDLVADLHRRAAAWFEAEGLIEEAERHLVAAGDIARNADLIAAESVNEFNSGVRGCAVGEELTPKELEVLRLLSTRLSRREIGARLYISLNTVKTHQRAVYRKLRVEHRSAAVSRARELALL
- a CDS encoding PLP-dependent aminotransferase family protein, whose translation is MHATTGSQGLVAGLDLYLDRPGGRVRDGVMEAIRDAIRSGRLVPGIQLPSSRALAADLGVARNTVARAYAELIAEGWLTSQHGSGTLVAQRAAEVVRSVASPPMRQTQPQLDHDFRPGHPDLSSFPRTEWSRAVKRALNTAPFEAFGYTDSNGRPELRSALAQYLARARGVRARPGNIVICSGAAEGLNLVARALAEAGVAAVANEAFGLRAQRASLARARLRCPPLTVDSHGADVTALDGIADAGAVLLTPSHQFPLGVPLHPDRRAAVVDWARRTGGLIIEDDYDGEFRYDRSPVGALHGIDPERVIYMGTASKSLAPGLRLGWLVLPDRLIHAVGRQRGEREETSSFVDQLAMAEFIASGSYDRHIRTMRAQYRRRREQLVAAVARSSPTTTVAGMSAGLHVMLELAGADESALSRQRAWRRLGVEGLDLFRHPEDGSKRNGLVIGFAAPAPSAWSAALDALIRLLP